A portion of the Algimonas porphyrae genome contains these proteins:
- a CDS encoding DUF1178 family protein codes for MIRYALICDRDHSFEGWFGSSSDYDDQHASGLLVCPQCGSEQVDKAIMSPAVRSADRSAQIADAIRNEIAETCDDVGENFTDEARAMFYGEKPERSIYGQATAQQAKALLEDGIPAMPIPPALDPKRAKKKLN; via the coding sequence ATGATCCGCTACGCGCTGATCTGCGACCGCGACCACAGCTTCGAAGGCTGGTTCGGGTCCTCCAGCGACTATGATGATCAGCATGCGTCCGGCCTGCTCGTCTGTCCGCAATGCGGTTCCGAACAGGTCGACAAGGCCATCATGTCTCCGGCCGTTCGGAGTGCCGACAGGAGCGCACAGATCGCCGACGCGATCCGCAACGAAATCGCGGAAACGTGCGATGATGTCGGCGAAAACTTCACGGATGAAGCGCGCGCCATGTTCTACGGCGAGAAACCGGAACGCAGCATCTATGGTCAGGCCACGGCCCAACAGGCGAAGGCGTTGCTCGAAGACGGCATTCCTGCCATGCCTATTCCGCCCGCACTTGATCCGAAACGGGCGAAGAAGAAGCTGAACTAG
- a CDS encoding energy transducer TonB has translation MRRLVPPPLQTVYTARIISAYKSPTMYQSIDDELPDVAQPDEVSRAWRQPVLVAVLLGICLMGGLFMLSLQGGQSAVSVDAEPVSRTAYLKALRESRPALRRARLTDFLNQHPQDGRTGAVRAQLSVLDAVADADWQATLTQAYDPRLPRRQRRDAVMAYQQAWGRYLGARDNEIEAVLTDIDAQPEPEDRPDRDLPSDPDRFAGIPADRLAGGPAYDTRRFEEIYGREAVVFRPSEDLRYPEEADGTVVAPRVRRNVRPRYPRSAERRGIDGMVTLSLNIDARGRVAMVELIDVQAERYAEDFVRAAERAALRTRFHPRMVDGEPVPAAGIRKRYRFEAD, from the coding sequence ATGCGCAGGCTTGTGCCGCCCCCTCTGCAGACTGTCTATACCGCCCGCATCATTTCCGCCTATAAGTCACCCACCATGTATCAGTCGATCGATGATGAACTGCCCGATGTCGCCCAGCCGGATGAGGTCTCCCGCGCCTGGCGACAGCCTGTCCTGGTGGCCGTCCTGCTGGGAATCTGCCTGATGGGCGGTCTGTTCATGCTCAGTCTGCAAGGCGGGCAGAGCGCCGTCAGCGTTGACGCCGAACCCGTATCGCGTACCGCCTATCTGAAGGCGCTGCGCGAGAGCCGACCGGCCCTGCGGCGCGCGCGACTAACCGATTTCCTGAACCAGCATCCGCAGGATGGCCGCACTGGCGCGGTCCGCGCGCAGCTATCTGTACTGGACGCCGTCGCCGATGCGGACTGGCAGGCCACATTGACCCAGGCCTATGATCCGCGCCTGCCACGCCGCCAGCGACGCGACGCCGTGATGGCCTATCAGCAAGCGTGGGGGCGCTATCTCGGGGCGAGAGATAATGAGATCGAGGCGGTGCTGACTGACATCGACGCCCAGCCCGAGCCGGAAGACAGACCGGATCGCGACTTGCCATCCGATCCGGATCGTTTTGCCGGCATTCCCGCCGACCGTCTGGCTGGCGGACCGGCCTATGACACGCGTCGGTTCGAAGAGATTTATGGGCGGGAAGCGGTGGTCTTCCGTCCATCGGAAGACTTGCGCTATCCGGAAGAGGCGGACGGTACTGTCGTAGCGCCGCGCGTTCGTCGCAATGTCAGGCCGCGCTATCCGCGTTCCGCCGAACGGCGGGGGATTGACGGTATGGTCACATTGTCGCTGAATATCGATGCCCGGGGCCGGGTCGCCATGGTCGAATTGATCGATGTGCAGGCTGAACGCTATGCCGAGGACTTTGTCCGCGCTGCCGAACGGGCCGCCTTGCGCACGCGCTTCCATCCCCGGATGGTCGACGGCGAACCCGTGCCCGCCGCAGGTATCCGCAAACGCTACCGCTTCGAGGCGGATTGA
- a CDS encoding N-formylglutamate amidohydrolase: protein MTAFHTIDGPNEAVFIFADHASNHVPDWVGDLGVGPADMRRHIAWDIGTETVARTLCDTLSCSGLICGFSRLVVDANRDPDAPGLIPVITDGTDIPANHGLSHAQITARTNRLYRPYHDAIGAALDTRPKALALSIHSFTPQLRGHAPRPTDIGLLVKDDTDTPERFIEQMARIEPRWQVDINQPYSAYDLNFTVDHNVVPRGLRHLAIELRQDHIGMDQDATHMAHILARAIEPLL from the coding sequence ATGACCGCCTTCCACACGATTGACGGCCCGAATGAGGCGGTTTTCATTTTCGCAGACCATGCCTCCAATCATGTTCCGGACTGGGTCGGCGATCTGGGTGTCGGCCCGGCGGACATGCGCCGGCACATTGCCTGGGACATCGGCACGGAAACCGTGGCGCGAACCCTGTGTGACACGCTGAGCTGCAGCGGCCTGATTTGCGGTTTTTCGCGCTTGGTCGTCGACGCCAATCGCGATCCCGATGCGCCTGGCCTAATCCCGGTGATTACTGACGGAACCGATATTCCCGCCAATCACGGCCTGTCCCACGCCCAGATCACCGCACGAACGAACCGTCTTTACAGACCCTATCATGACGCGATCGGCGCAGCGCTGGACACACGCCCCAAGGCGCTGGCCCTGTCCATTCACAGCTTCACCCCGCAATTGCGGGGTCACGCTCCGCGTCCGACCGACATCGGCCTACTGGTCAAGGACGATACGGACACGCCGGAGCGTTTTATCGAACAGATGGCCCGGATCGAGCCGCGCTGGCAGGTCGATATCAACCAGCCCTATTCCGCCTATGATCTGAATTTCACCGTCGATCACAATGTCGTGCCGAGAGGCCTGCGCCATCTTGCGATCGAGCTGCGGCAGGACCACATCGGCATGGACCAGGACGCTACCCACATGGCTCACATCCTCGCTCGCGCGATTGAACCGCTTCTTTAG
- the msrA gene encoding peptide-methionine (S)-S-oxide reductase MsrA translates to MLATTSEHFINGRNMFADYPEGFQQALFGMGCFWGAERIFWQLDGVHVTSVGYAGGTTDHPDYKSVCSGRTGHAEVFHLVFDPKIISYEELLKVFFENHDPTQGNRQGNDVGSQYRSVIYTYDEMQAEAAEAAAKRYEAAYGRTVTTEIAPAPTYHPAEDYHQQYLAKNPQGYCNHGPTGVVCAIPSRN, encoded by the coding sequence ATGCTCGCCACGACTTCCGAACACTTCATCAATGGCCGCAACATGTTTGCCGACTATCCCGAAGGATTCCAGCAGGCCCTGTTCGGCATGGGCTGCTTCTGGGGTGCAGAGCGCATCTTCTGGCAGTTGGACGGTGTCCATGTCACCAGCGTCGGCTATGCGGGCGGAACGACGGATCATCCCGATTACAAATCCGTCTGTTCAGGCCGGACGGGCCATGCCGAGGTCTTCCACCTCGTCTTCGACCCCAAAATCATAAGCTATGAAGAACTGCTGAAAGTCTTCTTCGAAAATCACGATCCGACCCAAGGCAACCGTCAGGGCAATGATGTCGGCAGCCAGTATCGCAGCGTCATCTACACCTATGATGAGATGCAGGCCGAAGCCGCCGAGGCCGCTGCCAAGCGGTATGAAGCCGCCTATGGCCGGACAGTCACGACGGAGATCGCACCCGCGCCAACCTATCACCCGGCAGAAGACTATCATCAGCAATATCTCGCCAAGAACCCGCAAGGCTACTGCAATCACGGCCCGACAGGGGTGGTGTGTGCGATTCCCTCTCGAAACTAG
- a CDS encoding fumarylacetoacetate hydrolase family protein encodes MKLVSFSHQGRDRFGRVVNEHFIADLTDAFGDLRSVLERDQLPAVRDADGPHIAFSDVTLLAPVTNAQKYFCIGVNYANRNAEYKDGSEPPKFPSVFMRSRESFVGHNVPLERPPESDKLDYEGEIVIIIGKAGRRIDAANWADHVAGFSLMNEGTLRDWVRHAKFNVTQGKNFERSGAIGPWMITTEEFLKGRDVNDLQISTRVNGELRQDDTTANMMFPIPFIVSYLSSFARLQPGDVIATGTPNGAGARFDPPKYLVPGDVVEVHCDGIGTLSNGVIDEPDRG; translated from the coding sequence ATGAAACTCGTCAGTTTTTCACATCAGGGTCGAGACCGTTTCGGACGCGTGGTCAATGAACATTTCATTGCAGATCTGACGGATGCGTTTGGCGATCTGCGATCCGTTCTGGAACGCGATCAGCTCCCTGCGGTGCGCGACGCTGACGGGCCTCACATCGCGTTTAGCGACGTGACCCTCCTGGCACCCGTGACCAATGCACAGAAATACTTCTGCATCGGCGTCAACTACGCCAATCGTAATGCGGAGTATAAGGACGGGTCGGAGCCGCCCAAATTTCCGTCCGTCTTCATGCGTTCACGCGAGAGCTTTGTCGGCCATAATGTGCCGCTCGAACGCCCGCCGGAGTCGGACAAGCTGGATTATGAGGGCGAAATTGTCATCATCATCGGCAAGGCGGGCCGACGTATCGATGCTGCCAACTGGGCCGATCATGTCGCCGGCTTCTCCCTGATGAATGAAGGCACGCTGCGCGACTGGGTCCGTCACGCCAAGTTCAACGTCACGCAAGGCAAGAATTTCGAACGTTCTGGTGCCATCGGGCCGTGGATGATCACGACCGAGGAATTCCTCAAAGGGCGCGATGTCAATGATCTGCAGATCAGCACTCGCGTCAATGGGGAGTTACGGCAGGACGACACGACCGCGAACATGATGTTCCCGATCCCGTTCATCGTATCCTACCTCTCCAGTTTTGCCCGGCTGCAACCCGGCGACGTGATTGCGACCGGTACGCCGAACGGGGCCGGTGCCCGGTTCGATCCGCCGAAATATCTCGTGCCAGGCGATGTCGTCGAAGTTCATTGTGATGGCATCGGGACGCTCTCTAACGGTGTGATCGACGAGCCTGATCGGGGCTAG
- the polA gene encoding DNA polymerase I, producing MSQPVPVTAKSHVVLVDGSAYIFRAFHALPPLTRKSDGLPIGAVAGFCNMLFKMLKDQKDENRPTHFAVIFDKGSYTFRNDIYDQYKANRGEPPEDLVPQFPLTRDATRAFGAPSIELEGFEADDLIATYARQAEAQGARVTILSSDKDLMQLVTDRIAMLDPMKNKLIGPKEVEEKFGVTPDKVIDIQALAGDSVDNIPGVPGIGVKTAALLLDEYGDLETLLERAEEIKQKGRREKLLANAELARISKQLVTLKDDVAVEVELDEMGVTDPDVDVLFDFLEEMGFRTLTARVRQALGEGESDGLRADDTAPEFVSPATRDRYPNVTFDHTRYECVRSEDRLAHWISRAQEAGVVAVDLETDSLDSRAANLVGVCLAVEDNEACYVPLGHTGGEDMFGEGAPDQIDRDAALAALKPMLENEAVLKVGQNFKYDLGVFQRQGIDVAPYDDTMLISYALHNGINGHGMDTLSETHFGHSPVPFKEIAGTGKNQKTFDQIGLEDATRYAAEDADVTLRLWKYLKPKLSTAQVTRVYEDIDRDMPHVVARMENEGVKVDRAELARLSSYFSQKMAGLEAEAHDIAEGPFNLGSPKQIGEILFDKMGLDGGKKTKTGAWQTGVDILEDLSDKGETLPRVILNWRQFSKLKSTYTDALQAQINPETDRVHTSFSLAATTTGRLSSSDPNLQNIPIRTEEGRKIRDAFIAEPGHLLVAADYSQIELRLLAHMADLPTMKQAFADGIDIHALTASEMFDVPLAEMTPDVRRQAKAINFGIIYGISAFGLAKNTGVDRGTAADFIKTYFEKFPGIRAYMDATKAEAKERGYVSTLFGRKCHIGGIRDRNPQRRAFAERQAINAPIQGTAADIMRRAMTRMPAAIRNVDGARMLLQVHDELVFEVPEGREETLIETVKATMEQAHEPAIALSVPIDVEAQAAKNWNEAH from the coding sequence ATGAGCCAGCCCGTACCCGTCACTGCCAAGTCCCATGTCGTTCTGGTCGATGGGTCCGCCTATATTTTCCGCGCCTTTCATGCTCTGCCGCCTCTGACGCGCAAAAGTGACGGCCTGCCGATTGGGGCGGTCGCGGGCTTCTGCAACATGCTGTTCAAGATGCTCAAGGATCAGAAGGACGAAAATCGTCCGACCCATTTCGCGGTGATCTTCGACAAGGGCAGCTACACCTTTCGCAACGATATTTATGACCAGTACAAGGCTAATCGCGGTGAACCGCCCGAGGATCTGGTGCCGCAATTCCCGCTGACGCGTGATGCGACGCGGGCTTTCGGCGCGCCTTCAATCGAACTGGAAGGATTCGAGGCTGACGACCTGATCGCGACCTATGCGCGGCAGGCCGAAGCCCAGGGCGCACGCGTCACCATCCTCAGTTCCGACAAGGACCTGATGCAACTGGTGACCGACAGGATCGCCATGCTCGACCCGATGAAGAACAAGCTGATCGGGCCGAAGGAAGTTGAAGAGAAATTCGGCGTCACGCCTGACAAGGTGATCGACATTCAGGCCTTGGCGGGTGATTCCGTCGATAATATCCCCGGCGTACCGGGCATCGGCGTCAAGACGGCGGCCTTGCTGCTTGACGAATATGGTGATCTGGAAACGCTATTGGAGAGGGCTGAAGAGATCAAGCAGAAGGGGCGACGTGAAAAACTGCTCGCCAATGCGGAACTGGCGCGCATTTCCAAACAGCTGGTCACGCTCAAGGATGATGTCGCGGTCGAAGTCGAGCTCGACGAAATGGGCGTCACCGACCCGGATGTGGATGTGCTGTTCGACTTTCTGGAGGAGATGGGATTTCGCACCCTCACGGCCCGCGTGAGGCAAGCGCTGGGCGAGGGCGAATCCGACGGGCTCCGGGCCGACGATACGGCGCCGGAATTCGTCTCGCCCGCCACGCGGGACCGCTATCCCAACGTGACTTTCGATCACACACGCTACGAATGCGTGCGGAGCGAGGACCGCCTCGCGCACTGGATTTCCCGCGCGCAGGAGGCCGGCGTCGTGGCTGTCGATCTGGAGACGGATAGTCTTGATAGCCGGGCCGCCAATCTGGTCGGCGTGTGTCTGGCGGTAGAGGATAATGAAGCCTGCTATGTGCCATTGGGCCATACAGGCGGTGAAGACATGTTCGGCGAAGGCGCCCCCGATCAGATCGACCGGGATGCGGCGCTGGCGGCGCTCAAACCGATGCTGGAAAATGAAGCGGTCTTAAAAGTCGGGCAGAATTTCAAATATGATCTCGGCGTGTTTCAGCGCCAAGGCATCGATGTCGCGCCCTATGACGATACAATGCTGATCAGTTATGCGCTGCATAACGGCATTAACGGCCACGGCATGGACACGCTGAGCGAAACTCATTTCGGCCACAGCCCGGTGCCATTCAAGGAGATCGCCGGGACGGGAAAGAACCAGAAGACGTTCGACCAGATCGGGCTGGAAGACGCCACGCGCTACGCCGCCGAGGATGCCGACGTCACGTTGCGCCTGTGGAAATATCTCAAGCCGAAGCTGAGCACCGCGCAGGTCACGCGCGTCTATGAAGATATTGACCGCGACATGCCGCATGTTGTCGCGCGGATGGAAAATGAAGGCGTGAAGGTGGACCGGGCGGAACTGGCGCGCCTATCGTCCTATTTTTCGCAGAAGATGGCCGGGCTGGAAGCGGAAGCGCACGATATCGCCGAAGGTCCGTTCAATCTCGGCAGTCCGAAGCAGATCGGCGAAATCCTGTTCGACAAGATGGGGCTGGACGGTGGCAAGAAGACGAAGACCGGGGCTTGGCAGACGGGTGTCGATATTCTCGAAGACTTGTCGGATAAGGGCGAAACCCTGCCGCGCGTCATTCTGAACTGGCGGCAATTTTCCAAACTCAAGAGCACCTATACCGATGCGCTGCAGGCGCAGATCAATCCGGAGACAGACCGAGTCCATACCAGCTTCAGTCTTGCCGCGACAACGACAGGGCGGCTCAGCTCGTCCGATCCGAACCTGCAGAATATCCCGATCCGTACCGAAGAAGGGCGAAAGATCCGGGATGCCTTCATTGCAGAGCCGGGCCACCTGCTGGTCGCCGCCGACTATTCGCAGATTGAGCTAAGGCTGCTAGCGCACATGGCGGATCTGCCCACCATGAAGCAGGCGTTTGCCGATGGGATCGATATTCATGCGCTGACAGCCAGCGAGATGTTCGACGTGCCGCTGGCCGAGATGACACCGGATGTGCGGCGTCAGGCCAAGGCGATCAATTTCGGGATCATTTACGGTATCTCCGCTTTCGGTTTGGCCAAGAATACGGGCGTGGACCGCGGAACCGCGGCTGACTTCATCAAAACCTATTTCGAGAAATTCCCCGGCATTCGCGCCTATATGGACGCAACCAAGGCGGAAGCGAAGGAACGCGGTTATGTCAGTACGCTCTTCGGGCGGAAATGCCATATTGGCGGCATTCGCGACCGCAATCCGCAACGCCGGGCCTTTGCTGAACGCCAGGCGATCAATGCCCCGATCCAAGGTACGGCTGCCGATATTATGCGCCGCGCCATGACCCGCATGCCCGCAGCCATTCGGAATGTGGACGGCGCGCGCATGCTCCTGCAAGTCCACGATGAACTGGTTTTCGAGGTGCCGGAAGGCCGTGAAGAGACGCTGATCGAGACGGTCAAGGCCACGATGGAGCAGGCTCATGAGCCTGCCATCGCGCTATCCGTGCCGATCGACGTTGAGGCGCAGGCCGCGAAGAATTGGAACGAAGCGCACTGA
- a CDS encoding NAD-dependent succinate-semialdehyde dehydrogenase yields the protein MPIATTNPATGKIEKTFEPHTDAEVDLAIARAVVAFEALKDSSFAERADWMHKAADILESDADEFGRIMTLEMGKPLSQAIAESKKCAWVCRYYADHAEAIMADEPVDTDRTRSFRRILPIGPVLAVMPWNYPFWQVMRFAAPALMAGNTGLLKHASNVPQCALAMEMLFTRAGFPEGAFQALLVGGAKVERILRDGRVRAATLTGSEPAGASVASICGQEIKPTVLELGGSDAFIVMPSADLDKAVEVGIKARTQNNGQSCIAAKRFIIHADIYDDFRDRMKDGFEALRIGDPMYDDTDIGPLVNPEAVEELCGQVDNALSQGALRVCGGQAIDQEGSWFRPGIIEGVTEDMDAYSEEMFGPVAMLFKVSDLDEAIALANDSPFGLGSSVFTQDEAEMERVFTEIESGATFVNAMTASDPRLPFGGIKVSGYGRELAREGLLAFCNIKTCVVD from the coding sequence ATGCCCATTGCGACCACCAATCCTGCCACCGGCAAGATCGAGAAAACGTTCGAACCGCATACGGATGCCGAGGTCGACCTCGCGATCGCACGCGCCGTTGTCGCGTTCGAGGCCCTGAAAGACAGCAGCTTCGCGGAGCGCGCAGACTGGATGCACAAGGCGGCTGATATTCTGGAGTCGGATGCGGACGAGTTTGGCCGCATCATGACGCTGGAAATGGGCAAGCCGCTCAGCCAGGCGATCGCCGAGTCCAAAAAATGCGCCTGGGTCTGCCGCTATTATGCCGACCATGCCGAAGCGATCATGGCCGACGAGCCCGTCGACACAGACCGGACGCGCAGCTTTCGCCGCATCCTGCCGATCGGTCCCGTCCTGGCCGTCATGCCGTGGAACTATCCGTTCTGGCAGGTCATGCGCTTTGCCGCACCGGCTCTGATGGCCGGGAATACGGGCCTGCTGAAACACGCGTCGAACGTGCCGCAATGCGCGCTGGCGATGGAAATGCTGTTCACCCGTGCAGGCTTCCCCGAAGGCGCGTTCCAGGCATTGCTCGTCGGCGGCGCCAAGGTCGAACGCATTCTGCGCGATGGTCGTGTCCGCGCCGCAACTCTGACCGGATCGGAACCGGCTGGCGCGTCCGTCGCCAGTATCTGCGGACAGGAGATCAAACCTACCGTACTGGAACTGGGCGGATCGGATGCCTTCATCGTCATGCCGAGCGCGGATTTGGACAAGGCGGTCGAAGTCGGGATCAAGGCCCGGACACAGAATAATGGACAGAGCTGCATCGCAGCCAAACGCTTCATCATCCACGCCGACATCTATGATGATTTCCGTGACCGGATGAAAGACGGCTTCGAGGCGTTGCGCATCGGCGACCCGATGTATGACGACACGGATATTGGCCCGCTCGTCAATCCCGAAGCCGTCGAGGAACTGTGCGGACAGGTCGACAATGCACTCTCCCAAGGCGCGCTGCGCGTCTGCGGGGGTCAGGCAATCGACCAAGAGGGCTCTTGGTTCCGCCCCGGTATCATTGAGGGCGTCACCGAGGACATGGACGCCTATAGCGAGGAAATGTTCGGCCCGGTCGCCATGCTGTTCAAGGTCTCGGATCTTGACGAAGCCATCGCCTTAGCCAACGACTCCCCCTTCGGTCTGGGATCATCGGTCTTCACGCAGGACGAGGCCGAAATGGAGCGCGTCTTCACCGAAATCGAATCGGGTGCGACCTTCGTCAATGCCATGACCGCGTCCGATCCCCGCCTGCCCTTCGGCGGCATCAAGGTAAGTGGCTATGGCCGCGAATTGGCGCGCGAAGGCTTACTGGCCTTCTGCAACATCAAGACCTGCGTGGTTGATTAG
- the hpaR gene encoding homoprotocatechuate degradation operon regulator HpaR, producing the protein MSDLRPFERNLPMALLRAREAVMARFRPILRDHGLTEQQWRIIRALEGEDDLDISTLAERTLLLMPSLTRIVTGMEEAELVRRVTDTQDARRRRVRLSRRGQATFRAVAPLSEAAYAEIEAGLPGGQIATLYDLLDALEPESES; encoded by the coding sequence ATGAGCGACCTGCGTCCATTCGAACGCAATCTGCCCATGGCGCTGCTGCGAGCGCGCGAGGCCGTCATGGCTCGGTTTCGTCCGATCCTGCGAGATCATGGTCTGACCGAACAGCAGTGGCGGATCATCCGCGCGCTGGAAGGTGAAGACGATCTTGATATTTCTACGCTGGCGGAAAGGACGCTGCTGCTGATGCCGAGTCTGACCCGGATCGTGACAGGGATGGAAGAGGCCGAACTGGTCCGCCGCGTCACCGACACGCAGGATGCTCGCCGTCGCCGGGTGCGTCTGTCGCGCAGGGGCCAAGCGACCTTCCGGGCCGTGGCACCCTTGAGCGAAGCTGCCTATGCGGAGATCGAAGCCGGACTGCCCGGCGGGCAGATCGCAACGCTCTACGATCTGCTGGATGCGCTGGAACCCGAATCGGAAAGCTGA
- the hpaE gene encoding 5-carboxymethyl-2-hydroxymuconate semialdehyde dehydrogenase, with protein MTDLSALETKTRNWLKPYTNAPLGHFINGQRVDGDQNRIVDVTTPVDNSALGQMQAGTEADIDKAANAAWDAFQNWRAMPGSQRRAILHAVADGIEARADEIAHVESFDTGQPIRFMKKAAIRGAANFRFFADKAPSAMDGQALPTDTHLNVTTRMPLGPIGVITPWNTPFMLSTWKIAPALAAGCTVVQKPAEFSPFSAMILAEIAHEAGLPAGVLNVVNGLGEGAGKALTEHRHIKAVAFVGESHTGTLIQRQTAATLKRIHLELGGKNPCIVFDDADMDRALDAAVFMQFSLNGERCTSSTRLLVQDTIYDDFTARVKDRIANLTVGHPLDPETEIGPLIHPTHHEKVLSYFDIAKEDGAKTVIGGKRHGDTGCYVEPTLFTGASNDMRIAQEEIFGPVLTAIPFKDEADALRIGNDVDYGLTAYVWTHSMERGLRMSKGLEAGMVWVNSENNRHLPAPFGGMKASGIGRDGGDYSFDFYMETKNMCYAYGTHTVPQLGKG; from the coding sequence ATGACCGATCTTTCGGCGCTCGAAACCAAGACGCGCAACTGGCTCAAACCCTATACGAATGCGCCGCTCGGACACTTCATCAATGGGCAGCGGGTCGACGGAGACCAGAACCGGATCGTCGATGTAACGACGCCCGTCGATAATAGCGCGCTGGGCCAGATGCAGGCCGGGACCGAGGCCGATATCGACAAAGCTGCCAATGCCGCCTGGGACGCGTTTCAAAACTGGCGCGCCATGCCCGGGTCGCAACGTCGTGCCATTCTGCACGCCGTCGCAGACGGGATCGAAGCGCGCGCAGACGAAATCGCCCATGTCGAAAGCTTCGATACGGGTCAGCCGATCCGTTTCATGAAGAAGGCCGCCATTCGCGGGGCTGCCAATTTCCGCTTTTTTGCTGACAAGGCTCCGTCCGCCATGGATGGTCAGGCCTTGCCGACCGATACGCACCTGAACGTCACCACGCGCATGCCGCTGGGGCCCATCGGTGTGATCACACCGTGGAACACACCCTTCATGCTTAGCACATGGAAGATCGCTCCGGCCTTGGCCGCAGGCTGCACGGTGGTTCAGAAACCAGCCGAGTTTTCACCCTTCTCCGCCATGATCCTGGCCGAAATCGCGCATGAAGCCGGGCTGCCTGCTGGCGTGTTGAACGTGGTCAACGGCCTCGGCGAAGGGGCGGGCAAGGCGCTGACGGAACACCGCCACATCAAGGCCGTCGCCTTTGTTGGCGAAAGCCATACAGGTACATTGATCCAGCGACAGACGGCGGCAACGCTCAAGCGTATCCACTTGGAGCTGGGCGGGAAAAACCCCTGTATCGTGTTTGACGATGCGGATATGGACCGGGCGCTCGACGCCGCGGTCTTCATGCAATTCTCGCTCAATGGCGAACGCTGCACCAGTTCGACGCGCCTGCTCGTGCAGGACACAATCTATGACGATTTCACCGCGCGCGTGAAGGACCGGATCGCCAATCTGACCGTCGGCCATCCGCTCGATCCGGAAACGGAGATCGGCCCGCTCATTCACCCGACCCACCATGAGAAGGTGCTGAGCTATTTCGATATCGCCAAGGAAGACGGTGCAAAGACGGTCATTGGCGGCAAACGCCATGGCGACACAGGCTGCTATGTCGAGCCGACTCTGTTCACGGGCGCATCGAACGATATGCGGATCGCCCAGGAAGAGATTTTCGGCCCCGTGCTGACAGCCATTCCTTTCAAGGACGAAGCCGACGCGCTTCGCATCGGCAATGATGTCGATTACGGCCTGACCGCCTATGTCTGGACCCATTCCATGGAACGCGGCCTGCGCATGTCCAAAGGGCTGGAAGCCGGCATGGTCTGGGTCAATAGCGAGAACAACCGTCACCTGCCCGCACCGTTCGGCGGCATGAAAGCCTCGGGTATCGGCCGCGACGGCGGCGACTATTCCTTCGACTTCTACATGGAGACGAAAAACATGTGCTATGCTTACGGTACGCACACCGTACCGCAACTCGGAAAGGGATGA